A part of Amycolatopsis lurida genomic DNA contains:
- a CDS encoding DUF397 domain-containing protein, protein MSEQPVDDKAQVRPDLDLSDAVWIRAEPEGANLADRAEYALVPHTDGVTYTAMRQASDPDGHILVFTPTEWDAFVKGVRDGEFDLPA, encoded by the coding sequence ATGAGTGAGCAGCCGGTGGACGACAAGGCCCAGGTCAGGCCCGATCTGGACCTGAGCGACGCGGTGTGGATCCGGGCGGAACCGGAAGGCGCGAACCTCGCAGACCGCGCCGAGTACGCGCTGGTCCCGCATACCGACGGCGTCACCTATACCGCGATGCGCCAGGCGTCGGATCCGGACGGTCACATCCTCGTGTTCACCCCGACGGAATGGGACGCCTTCGTGAAAGGCGTGCGGGACGGCGAATTCGACCTTCCCGCCTGA
- a CDS encoding ArsR/SmtB family transcription factor, translating into MLTLRVDADTVSRTRFSPSPAAESLAWLKLAAASGRHPVFGDPGPLARASLAHPDVALLADLLPRDGDTYTPDLLTPQPGTDTQGRDLLDAQIAQIEAAAQDDLESQVFHYTRTHWSRPLDTETRRVAESGRMQRRLANGLARFWRDTLADGWPDLRSILDQDIAHRATGIATHGIGRTLGTLHPDIAWSGDAVTIEKTWDGEVDGTGRDLVLAPGVLNWPDVIIQVDTPGQLVLYYPAQRVGTGRDRRSGNLAQVVGNARAAILADLETARSTAELAARLGYSPGTVSYHLGALHRARLVTKVRDGRYVLYQRTARAAGLLEARD; encoded by the coding sequence GTGCTCACGTTGCGTGTCGACGCCGACACGGTGTCCAGGACACGGTTTTCCCCTTCCCCCGCAGCGGAATCCCTGGCGTGGCTGAAACTCGCCGCCGCCTCGGGGCGGCACCCGGTGTTCGGCGACCCCGGACCACTCGCCCGCGCGTCACTCGCCCATCCGGACGTCGCCCTGCTCGCGGACCTGTTGCCGCGCGACGGCGACACCTACACGCCCGATCTGCTCACCCCGCAGCCGGGCACGGACACGCAGGGCCGCGACCTGCTCGACGCACAGATCGCCCAGATCGAGGCGGCCGCGCAGGACGACCTCGAAAGCCAGGTCTTCCACTACACCCGGACCCACTGGAGCAGGCCACTGGACACCGAGACCCGCCGGGTCGCCGAATCGGGACGGATGCAGCGACGGCTCGCCAACGGCCTCGCCCGGTTCTGGCGGGACACCCTCGCCGATGGTTGGCCCGACCTGCGCTCGATCCTCGATCAGGACATCGCCCACCGCGCGACGGGCATCGCCACCCACGGCATCGGCCGGACGCTCGGAACGCTCCACCCCGACATCGCCTGGTCCGGCGACGCGGTCACCATCGAGAAGACGTGGGACGGCGAGGTCGACGGCACCGGCCGGGACCTGGTCCTCGCCCCCGGAGTGCTCAACTGGCCCGACGTCATCATCCAGGTCGACACCCCCGGCCAGCTCGTCCTCTACTACCCCGCCCAGCGGGTCGGCACCGGCCGGGACCGCAGGTCCGGAAACCTCGCGCAAGTGGTCGGCAACGCCCGAGCGGCCATACTGGCGGACCTCGAAACCGCCCGGTCCACGGCGGAACTCGCCGCCCGGCTCGGATACAGCCCCGGCACCGTCTCCTACCACCTCGGCGCGCTGCACCGCGCCCGTCTCGTCACCAAGGTGAGAGACGGGCGCTACGTGCTGTACCAGCGGACCGCGCGGGCGGCAGGTCTGCTGGAAGCCCGCGATTAG
- the ilvN gene encoding acetolactate synthase small subunit — protein sequence MSVHTLSVLVENKPGVLARVSGLFSRRGFNIESLAVGPTENPEVSRMTIVVAVEELPLEQVTKQLNKLVNVIKIVELEKSTAVQRELLLVKVRADNTVRSQVLETVQLFRAKVVDVSPEALTVEATGTSDKIGALLRMLEPYGIRELVQSGMVAVGRGARSITATSAR from the coding sequence ATGAGCGTGCACACCCTGAGCGTTCTGGTCGAGAACAAGCCCGGTGTCCTCGCGCGGGTTTCCGGACTGTTCTCCCGGCGTGGGTTCAACATCGAATCCCTCGCCGTCGGGCCCACGGAGAATCCCGAGGTGTCCCGGATGACGATCGTGGTCGCCGTTGAGGAGCTACCGCTCGAACAGGTGACCAAACAGCTCAACAAGCTGGTCAACGTCATCAAGATCGTGGAATTGGAAAAGTCCACAGCCGTGCAGCGTGAACTGCTGCTCGTGAAGGTCCGGGCCGACAACACCGTGCGCAGCCAGGTCCTCGAAACAGTGCAGTTGTTCCGCGCGAAGGTGGTGGACGTGTCGCCCGAGGCGCTCACCGTCGAAGCCACCGGCACCTCGGACAAGATCGGTGCCCTGCTGCGGATGCTGGAGCCCTATGGCATCCGCGAACTGGTCCAGTCCGGAATGGTCGCGGTCGGCCGGGGCGCCCGGTCCATCACCGCCACCTCCGCTCGATAA
- a CDS encoding NADP-dependent oxidoreductase has protein sequence MRAISQNRLGGPEVLELVDVERPVPGPTQILVRVHAAGVNPVDWKTRETGGIGPMGDPPFILGWDVSGVVEEVGAGASLFSPGDEVFGMPSFPFQAGAYSEYVAAPSRHFVRKPSTLDHVHAAAVPLAGLTVWQSLVDTADIRPGQRVLIHAAAGGVGHLAVQIAKARGAYVIGTASAAKHEFLRGLGADELVDYRTTDFAKEVRDVDVVLDTIGQEYGPRSLKTLRRGGRLVQLTRTNDERMPELAEAAGVTAGFTLAEPDRTGLLALAELVDSGRLRPTIDTVFPLEEAAKAQELVAAGKTTGKVVLSVAE, from the coding sequence ATGCGAGCGATCAGTCAAAACCGCCTCGGCGGCCCTGAAGTCCTCGAACTCGTCGACGTCGAGAGACCCGTCCCCGGCCCGACCCAGATCCTGGTCCGGGTGCACGCCGCCGGCGTCAACCCGGTCGACTGGAAGACCCGCGAGACCGGGGGCATCGGCCCGATGGGCGATCCGCCGTTCATCCTCGGCTGGGACGTGTCCGGCGTGGTCGAGGAGGTCGGCGCGGGCGCGTCCCTGTTCTCCCCCGGCGACGAGGTCTTCGGCATGCCGTCGTTCCCGTTCCAGGCCGGGGCGTACTCCGAGTACGTCGCCGCGCCGAGCCGTCACTTCGTGCGCAAACCGTCCACTTTGGACCACGTGCACGCGGCCGCGGTGCCGCTCGCGGGGCTGACCGTCTGGCAGAGCCTCGTCGACACGGCGGACATCCGGCCGGGACAACGGGTGCTGATCCACGCGGCGGCGGGCGGGGTCGGGCATCTCGCGGTGCAGATCGCCAAGGCGCGCGGCGCGTACGTGATCGGGACGGCCAGCGCGGCCAAGCACGAGTTCCTTCGCGGCCTCGGCGCGGACGAGCTCGTCGACTACCGCACGACGGACTTCGCCAAGGAGGTCCGCGACGTCGACGTCGTCCTCGACACGATCGGCCAGGAGTACGGGCCGCGGTCGCTCAAGACGCTTCGCCGCGGCGGCAGACTCGTCCAGCTCACCCGCACGAACGACGAGCGGATGCCGGAACTGGCCGAGGCCGCCGGAGTCACCGCCGGGTTCACCCTCGCCGAGCCGGACCGCACCGGACTGCTCGCGCTGGCCGAACTCGTCGACAGCGGACGTCTCAGGCCGACGATCGACACGGTGTTCCCCCTCGAAGAGGCGGCGAAGGCCCAAGAGCTCGTGGCCGCCGGGAAGACCACGGGAAAGGTCGTGCTGTCCGTCGCGGAGTGA
- the ilvC gene encoding ketol-acid reductoisomerase — MAVEIFYDDDADLSIIQGRKVAVIGYGSQGHAHSLSLRDSGVDVRIGLPEGSKSRAKAEEQGLRVLTPAEASAEADLIMILAPDTKQRFIYEQDIAPNLKDGDALFFGHGFNIRYDLIKPPSNVDVAMVAPKGPGHLVRRQFVDGKGVPALIAVEQDASGNAQALALSYAAAIGGARAGVIKTTFTEETETDLFGEQAVLCGGASALVQTGFEVLTEAGYAPEIAYFEVLHELKLIVDLMYEGGIARQRYSISDTAEYGDLTRGPRVISPAVKEEMKKILGEIQDGTFAREWVAEDEAGRPNFTKLEEQGNQHPIEETGKKLRDLMSWVDRPITETA, encoded by the coding sequence ATGGCAGTGGAAATCTTTTACGACGACGACGCGGACCTTTCGATCATCCAGGGTCGCAAGGTCGCCGTGATCGGCTACGGCAGCCAGGGTCACGCGCACTCGCTGAGCCTGCGCGACTCCGGCGTCGATGTCCGCATCGGTCTGCCCGAGGGCTCGAAGTCGCGGGCCAAGGCCGAGGAGCAGGGTCTCCGCGTGCTCACCCCGGCCGAGGCCAGCGCCGAAGCCGACCTGATCATGATCCTCGCACCGGACACGAAGCAGCGCTTCATCTACGAGCAGGACATCGCGCCGAACCTCAAGGACGGCGACGCGCTGTTCTTCGGCCACGGCTTCAACATCCGCTACGACCTGATCAAGCCGCCGTCCAATGTGGACGTCGCCATGGTCGCGCCGAAGGGTCCTGGCCACCTCGTCCGCCGCCAGTTCGTCGACGGCAAGGGCGTCCCGGCGCTCATCGCGGTCGAGCAGGACGCCTCCGGCAACGCGCAGGCGCTCGCGCTCTCCTACGCGGCCGCCATCGGTGGCGCCCGCGCCGGTGTCATCAAGACGACCTTCACCGAGGAGACCGAGACCGACCTCTTCGGTGAGCAGGCCGTCCTCTGCGGTGGCGCCTCCGCGCTGGTGCAGACCGGTTTCGAGGTGCTCACCGAGGCCGGCTACGCCCCGGAGATCGCCTACTTCGAGGTGCTGCACGAGCTGAAGCTGATCGTCGACCTCATGTACGAGGGCGGCATCGCCCGTCAGCGCTACTCGATCTCCGACACCGCCGAGTACGGCGACCTGACCCGCGGCCCGCGCGTCATCTCGCCGGCGGTCAAGGAAGAGATGAAGAAGATCCTCGGCGAGATCCAGGACGGCACCTTCGCCCGCGAATGGGTCGCTGAGGACGAGGCCGGACGGCCGAACTTCACCAAGCTCGAGGAGCAGGGCAACCAGCACCCGATCGAGGAGACCGGCAAGAAGCTCCGCGACCTGATGTCGTGGGTGGACCGGCCGATCACCGAGACCGCCTAG